A window of the Danio aesculapii chromosome 10, fDanAes4.1, whole genome shotgun sequence genome harbors these coding sequences:
- the fhdc3 gene encoding FH2 domain containing 3: MDGASVVTTASLPPDLHDPSRCFQNETSPFRCPAQPPPLGPPPPPPPPPPPPPLFPPPPPPPPSLMGDPFTRTVQRRSRMRNFNWDAIPRHSVLGKRNVWTAQRNLENFELDTKRMEELFSHSEHHGLIRKGGTVRKSVWGLSQISAESENVSILNSKKSMNIGILLKQFKRTPKDIVEAVRHGNMCFASEKLRELNKLLPDDVETKKLMSFNGDLSALNEADRFMVMLVQVPGYKVRLKSLLLREEFFPFIEEIKHSIAVMTTAANELLACDDLHSIIRLVLKAGNYMNAGGYAGSAIGFRMTSLLKLVDTKANKPGMNLMHYVTMQAQQIDEALLHFTEQLQHIGIAARIQKQEVEMDFQRELEKIKEAKMDASKQPDLLHQMEAFLRMADIRLTDVEVTLQELETISTSVAEYFCEDPLTFKLEECCSIFHSFCERFERAAQENRDREAAETRKRQQREREILTKTSKRRSTGSCSTQDGNNDNSTLESVLTSFLKQRPSRRRPGGPTSVANSPIKNIRPQVEKREDNGDLKSPAETNEEKSEIPRVEEPENICQEELPPCVVNDVQRARAASKRGQCIDDELIPESNDRKEDEGRNTSIKQELEDGVVDKKEVEEIEDLNKEEDNEKAEEADKMPDLSGKVFCFQDCGLNGMSTPDRSRIVCTSTPRQRDIKEVDLALQTGLGGLGSPWTILSPRVSPRDTPHRRHSFSISRVDILDDGVWALPDTPVRDKPSFSHKSVASSSLPDCPSKRTPAQGMFPRSARSASLTDEKERAPNFKLGQIFQRRIGPEVPPDKRQEGSGLVSFFRRFGERNRAGTVG; the protein is encoded by the exons ATGGATGGCGCATCAGTTGTAACCACAGCATCTCTACCTCCTGATCTTCACGATCCCTCCAGGTGCTTTCAAAATGAAACCTCACCATTCAGATGTCCTGCCCAGCCTCCTCCCCTGGgccctccacctcctcctccccctccaccaccaccaccaccactatttccacctccaccacccccaCCTCCTTCACTCATGGGGGACCCCTTCACCCGGACTGTCCAGCGGCGCTCCAGAATGCGTAACTTCAACTGGGACGCCATCCCTAGGCATAGTGTATTGGGCAAGCGCAATGTCTGGACAGCCCAACGCAACCTTGAGAACTTTGAGCTGGACACTAAGCGTATGGAGGAGCTTTTCAGCCACAGCGAGCACCACGGTTTGATCCGCAAGGGTGGGACGGTCCGAAAAAGTGTGTGGGGCCTTTCGCAAATCTCTGCAGAATCTGAGAAC gtgtCAATTCTCAACTCGAAGAAAAGTATGAATATTGGTATTCTACTCAAACAATTTAAAAG GACACCGAAGGACATTGTGGAGGCTGTTAGGCATGGAAACATGTGCTTTGCTTCCGAGAAACTGAGAGAGCTTAATAAGCTCTTGCCTGATGATGTGGAG ACAAAGAAGCTGATGTCATTCAATGGAGATTTGTCAGCACTAAATGAAGCGGACCGTTTCATGGTGATGCTTGTTCAAGTGCCAGG GTATAAAGTGAGATTAAAGAGCTTACTTCTCAGAGAGGAGTTTTTCCCCTTTATAGAGGAGATCAAGCACTCCATTGCTGTCATGACAACCGCTGCTAATG AGTTGCTGGCATGTGATGACCTACATTCAATCATCAGACTGGTGCTGAAGGCTGGAAACTACATGAATGCG GGTGGATATGCAGGTAGCGCTATCGGCTTCAGGATGACATCATTGCTCAAACTGGTAGACACTAAAGCAAATAAACCTGGCATGAACCTCATGCACTACGTTACCATG CAAGCCCAACAAATTGATGAAGCTTTGTTGCACTTTACTGAACAGCTTCAACACATTGGAATTGCTGCAAG GATTCAAAAGCAGGAAGTGGAAATGGACTTTCAAAGGGAGTTGGAGAAAATTAAGGAAGCAAAGATGGACGCCAGCAAACAGCCGGATCTTCTACATCAGATGGAAGCATTTCTACGT ATGGCAGACATTCGGCTTACAGATGTGGAGGTTACCCTTCAGGAACTGGAAACCATCAGCACCTCCGTAGCCGAGTATTTCTGTGAAGACCCGCTCACATTTAAGCTGGAGGAGTGTTGCTCCATCTTTCATTCCTTCTGCGAGAGGTTTGAGAGAGCTGCGCAG GAAAACCGTGATCGAGAGGCAGCTGAAACTCGCAAGCGACAGCAAAGGGAGAGAGAAATACTTACCAAAACTTCTAAGCGTCGATCCACTGGCTCATGCTCCACTCAGGATGGGAACAATGACAACTCCACTCTAGAATCTGTCCTGACCAGCTTTCTCAAGCAACGTCCTTCCCGCAGGAGGCCCGGTGGACCTACATCAGTAGCAAACAGCCCCATCAAGAACATCCGCCCTCAGGTTGAGAAGCGTGAGGACAACGGGGATCTGAAAAGCCCTGCCGAAACCAATGAGGAGAAATCTGAGATCCCAAGAGTGGAGGAACCAGAGAACATCTGCCAGGAGGAACTTCCACCTTGTGTCGTTAATGATGTTCAACGGGCGCGTGCCGCATCTAAAAGAGGACAGTGCATTGATGATGAACTGATTCCTGAAAGCAATGATCGCAAAGAAGATGAAGGAAGAAACACCTCAATCAAACAAGAACTTGAAGATGGAGTAGTGGATAAAAAAGAAGTAGAGGAGATTGAAGATTTGAATAAAGAGGAAGACAACGAGAAAGCAGAGGAAGCAGACAAAATGCCTGATCTCTCCGGCAAGGTCTTCTGCTTTCAGGATTGCGGCTTGAATGGAATGTCTACACCTGATCGTTCCAGAATCGTGTGCACCTCTACTCCTCGACAGAGGGATATCAAAGAGGTGGATCTGGCCTTGCAGACTGGACTAGGAGGTCTTGGCTCCCCATGGACCATCCTCAGCCCTCGTGTCTCTCCTCGAGACACTCCGCACCGCAGACACTCCTTCTCCATCTCCAGGGTGGACATTCTTGATGATGGGGTTTGGGCGTTACCAGACACGCCTGTACGGGACAAGCCTTCATTCTCCCATAAATCTGTTGCTTCATCCTCTTTACCGGACTGTCCTTCAAAGCGGACTCCTGCACAAGGGATGTTTCCGAGGTCAGCGAGGTCAGCTTCTCTTACTGATGAAAAAGAGCGAGCACCGAACTTTAAACTGGGACAAATCTTCCAGAGACGCATTGGACCAGAAGTTCCTCCAGATAAGAGACAGGAAGGCTCAGGACTTGTGTCTTTCTTTCGACGCTTTGGGGAGAGAAACCGGGCAGGGACTGTTGGTTAG
- the arfip2b gene encoding arfaptin-2b isoform X3 produces the protein MADSMMSKAATMEIPISSNGDSRNLAEDDSLEQDLQQVMVSGPNLNETSIVSGGYGGTTEGIIPTSSIKGPAVHINTDFLGNRRIPNEGQGSNMDYAGSNSSMTAEEATRGVAVEKFDIMKKWGLNTYKCTKQMISERFGRGSRTVDLELEAQIEVLRETKRKYENVLRLARALTNHFYSMVQTQHALGDTFADLSQKSPELRDEFGYNAETQKLLCKNGETLLGAINFFVSSINTLVNKTMEDTLMTIKMYENARLEFDAYRADLEELNMGPRDAVTMARIEAAQQQYQIHKDKYERLRSDVTIKIKFLEENKVKVMHKQLLLFHNAISAYFAGNQQQLEQTLKQFNIKLKPPGDDKPSWLEEQ, from the exons GACTTGCAGCAGGTAATGGTGTCTGGGCCCAACTTAAATGAGACCAGCATCGTATCAGGTGGTTATGGAGGTACAACAGAGGGCATCATTCCAACCAGCTCCATCAAAG GCCCTGCAGTCCATATTAATACTGATTTTCTGGGCAACAGACGCATTCCAAATGAAGGGCAAG GGTCTAATATGGATTACGCCGGTAGCAATTCCTCCATGACAGCAGAAGAAGCCACAAGAGGCGTTGCTGTGGAGAAATTTGACATAATGAAGAAATGGGGTCTGAACACATACAAG tgcACCAAACAAATGATCTCTGAGAGGTTTGGCCGAGGATCACGTACTGTGGATTTGGAGCTGGAGGCTCAGATTGAGGTTTTGCGGGAAACCAAACGGAAGTACGAGAATGTGCTGCGTTTAGCACGAGCGCTAACCAACCACTTTTACAGCATGGTGCAGACACAACACGCCCTTGGAGACACTTTTGCCGACCTCAGTCAGAAGTCTCCAGAACTTCGG GATGAGTTTGGATACAATGCAGAAACGCAAAAGTTGTTGTGCAAGAATGGAGAGACTCTGCTTGGTGCCATCAATTTTTTTGTGTCCAGCATCAACACGCTTGTGAACAAAACGATGGAAGACACACTGATGACTATCAAGATGTATGAGAATGCCAG GCTGGAGTTCGACGCGTACAGGGCAGATCTGGAGGAGTTGAACATGGGCCCACGGGACGCTGTTACTATGGCTCGTATCGAGGCTGCTCAGCAGCAGTACCAGATCCACAAGGACAAATATGAACGTCTCCGCAGTGATGTCACCATCAAAATCAAGTTCCTGGAAGAAAATAAG GTCAAAGTGATGCACAAGCAACTTCTGCTGTTCCATAATGCCATCTCTGCCTACTTTGCTGGAAACCAGCAGCAGCTGGAACAGACCCTCAAGCAGTTCAACATTAAACTCAAACCACCAGGGGACGACAAACCCTCTTGGCTGGAGGAACAGTGA